The following are encoded in a window of Candidatus Babeliales bacterium genomic DNA:
- a CDS encoding TIGR00282 family metallophosphoesterase has protein sequence MAQLLRFIFIGDVVGTPGISVFQKWVPKLKEQYNLDAVFVNGENSAKNGNGITPKTIQALKGAGATIITTGNHAFDSKDVYNAFNERDDVIRPANYPSTCPGKGYALATINGQTIAVINIHGRVFVNELVDCPFRAVESLIEFLKHKTKIIFVDFHGEATSEKVTMGYYLDGKVSGVYGTHTHVQTADDRILPGGTSYITDLGFSGSLNSVIGMQYKSILNRFLIQHRFGKFQVESSSPLLLSGIFVEVDADTGKAVRFERIRIIDKDLIVESEPENDKK, from the coding sequence ATGGCGCAATTACTCAGGTTTATATTTATTGGCGACGTTGTAGGAACACCAGGTATTAGCGTATTTCAGAAATGGGTACCCAAACTCAAAGAGCAATACAACCTCGATGCTGTTTTTGTAAATGGTGAAAACTCAGCAAAAAATGGCAATGGGATTACGCCCAAAACTATTCAGGCCCTTAAAGGTGCCGGCGCCACAATAATAACCACGGGTAATCATGCCTTTGATAGCAAAGACGTTTATAATGCATTTAATGAGCGGGACGATGTTATTCGTCCCGCTAACTACCCCTCAACCTGTCCGGGCAAGGGGTATGCATTGGCTACTATTAATGGCCAAACCATTGCAGTAATCAATATTCATGGTCGAGTTTTTGTTAACGAACTTGTAGATTGCCCATTTAGAGCGGTCGAATCTTTAATTGAGTTTTTGAAGCATAAAACAAAAATTATCTTTGTAGATTTTCATGGAGAAGCAACCTCGGAAAAAGTGACCATGGGCTATTATCTTGATGGTAAAGTTTCTGGCGTTTATGGCACTCATACCCACGTGCAAACAGCTGACGATCGCATTTTGCCTGGAGGTACAAGCTATATTACTGATCTTGGTTTTTCAGGTTCGCTTAATTCAGTTATTGGTATGCAATATAAAAGTATTCTCAATCGTTTCTTAATTCAACATCGCTTTGGTAAGTTTCAGGTAGAAAGCAGCAGTCCGCTTTTACTGAGCGGTATTTTTGTTGAGGTTGATGCAGATACGGGCAAAGCCGTACGGTTTGAACGTATTCGTATTATTGACAAAGACCTTATTGTTGAGTCGGAGCCTGAGAACGACAAGAAGTAG
- the rny gene encoding ribonuclease Y, with product MLNLFELLVFATGILSGTFVVMLYFIFKKKQLLQTKEASQRMLKNVHEEIERERKNASLDLKNELYKKRSEFELEIKKTKIEIQQLQNKHQKKEDTLDQRESLLDELRKELQQKERDISRRLDILNANEIKIKKLYDELVTKLEKLSGIKQEEAMRILLDSLQKEVTLANQKWIAKVEEEAREEAKQRSISIMASAMQRYLTEQVTLHSSSIIHLPNEEMKGRIIGKEGRNIKALEMATGMEFVIGDTPEIITISGFNPIRREIAKRALDKLVNDGRINPTRIEETVAKCEEELDATIEEIGQQTVLEFGLSGVHPEIIKLLGRLHFRTSYTQNQLTHSKEVAYFAKMIASELGLNPNIAARGGLLHDIGKAVSAEVEGPHALIGADLAKEYGEDPLVVNCIACHHEEVPPKSIYGFIVHIADAISASRPGARKETLSTYIKRLEQLEEIALSFDGIKKAYALQAGREIRVIVNEDTLDDEKAEMLARDLVKRIEEEMAFPGEIRVNVIREKRFIQAAR from the coding sequence ATGCTGAATTTGTTTGAATTATTAGTTTTTGCGACAGGGATACTCAGCGGTACTTTTGTCGTAATGCTATATTTCATTTTTAAAAAGAAGCAGCTATTGCAAACAAAAGAAGCTTCTCAGCGTATGCTCAAAAATGTTCATGAAGAAATTGAGCGGGAACGCAAAAATGCTTCTCTTGATTTAAAAAATGAACTCTATAAAAAGCGTAGCGAATTTGAACTTGAAATCAAAAAAACAAAAATTGAAATACAGCAGCTACAAAATAAGCATCAAAAGAAAGAAGATACCCTTGATCAGCGTGAAAGTCTTCTTGACGAATTGCGTAAGGAATTGCAACAAAAAGAACGGGATATCTCTCGTCGTCTCGACATTCTCAATGCTAATGAGATAAAGATAAAAAAACTTTATGATGAATTGGTTACCAAGCTTGAAAAATTAAGTGGTATTAAGCAAGAAGAAGCTATGCGTATTTTGCTTGATTCTTTGCAAAAAGAAGTAACGCTTGCTAATCAAAAGTGGATAGCAAAAGTCGAAGAAGAAGCTCGCGAAGAGGCAAAGCAGAGATCTATTAGCATTATGGCTTCGGCTATGCAACGATATTTAACCGAACAAGTTACGTTGCATTCTTCAAGCATTATTCATTTGCCAAACGAGGAAATGAAGGGGCGTATTATTGGTAAAGAAGGCCGTAATATTAAAGCCCTTGAAATGGCTACAGGGATGGAGTTTGTTATTGGTGATACGCCGGAAATTATTACTATTTCTGGTTTCAATCCAATTCGACGCGAAATTGCCAAGCGAGCACTCGATAAATTGGTAAACGACGGTAGAATTAATCCAACCCGGATAGAAGAAACCGTTGCCAAGTGCGAAGAAGAGTTGGATGCAACTATTGAAGAAATTGGTCAACAAACGGTTCTTGAGTTTGGATTGAGTGGTGTGCATCCAGAAATTATCAAATTATTGGGTCGCTTACATTTTAGAACAAGTTATACGCAAAATCAGCTTACCCACAGTAAAGAGGTTGCTTATTTTGCTAAAATGATTGCCTCTGAGCTTGGCCTTAATCCAAATATTGCGGCACGCGGTGGCCTGCTTCATGATATCGGCAAAGCCGTTTCTGCTGAGGTAGAAGGACCACATGCGTTAATTGGCGCTGATTTGGCTAAAGAATATGGCGAAGATCCATTGGTAGTTAACTGTATTGCCTGCCATCATGAAGAAGTACCGCCAAAGTCGATTTATGGCTTTATTGTGCACATTGCCGACGCTATATCAGCATCGCGGCCTGGTGCACGTAAAGAAACCCTTTCCACGTACATTAAACGTTTGGAGCAATTAGAAGAGATTGCCTTGAGCTTTGATGGGATTAAAAAAGCCTATGCTTTGCAGGCTGGTCGTGAAATTCGCGTAATTGTGAATGAAGATACGCTTGATGACGAAAAAGCAGAAATGCTGGCTCGCGATCTTGTTAAGCGCATTGAAGAGGAAATGGCATTCCCTGGCGAAATTAGAGTTAACGTTATCCGCGAAAAACGATTTATACAAGCAGCACGATAA
- a CDS encoding cell division protein ZapA, whose amino-acid sequence MKKKRVDGPMDIQKNLKVSILGKSYSVMATNEDSADIIKAADLVDNLMKMKVEKATGASEEKIAVTVALQLAADLIKKQQKLDDYENKTIQLASSIDDVL is encoded by the coding sequence TTGAAGAAAAAGCGAGTTGATGGGCCTATGGATATTCAAAAAAACTTAAAAGTATCTATTTTAGGTAAAAGCTACTCGGTTATGGCAACCAATGAAGACTCTGCCGATATTATTAAAGCAGCAGACTTAGTTGATAACTTGATGAAAATGAAAGTTGAAAAAGCTACGGGCGCTAGCGAAGAAAAAATCGCCGTTACCGTAGCGCTTCAACTTGCTGCGGATTTGATAAAAAAACAACAAAAACTCGATGATTATGAAAATAAGACCATTCAGCTAGCATCGTCAATTGATGACGTTTTATAG
- the rplT gene encoding 50S ribosomal protein L20 encodes MSRVKRGTSTKKRHKKLLKQTKGYWGQRSNIFTRAKETLMRALAFAFAGRKVRKRDFRALFITRINAACRLHNTAYNKFIHALNQNNIKLNRKFLSQLAVFEPNAFENLVKLTKK; translated from the coding sequence ATGAGCAGAGTTAAGCGTGGTACTTCCACTAAAAAAAGACATAAAAAATTATTAAAGCAAACTAAAGGTTATTGGGGACAAAGAAGTAATATTTTTACTCGCGCAAAAGAAACCCTAATGCGCGCTTTAGCATTTGCTTTTGCTGGGCGTAAGGTTCGTAAGCGTGATTTCCGTGCCCTATTTATTACGCGTATTAACGCTGCATGCCGTTTGCATAATACCGCATACAATAAGTTTATTCATGCTCTGAACCAAAATAACATAAAATTGAACAGAAAATTTTTGAGTCAATTGGCTGTTTTTGAACCAAATGCATTTGAAAACCTTGTAAAACTTACAAAAAAATAA
- the rpmI gene encoding 50S ribosomal protein L35 — protein sequence MPKVKSHSASKKRFKRTGGGKIKRSKAYKRHHAWAKSPKQGRNLRGSAYMSKSDHANISILIPY from the coding sequence ATGCCTAAAGTTAAGTCACATTCAGCATCTAAAAAGCGCTTTAAGCGTACTGGCGGCGGAAAAATTAAAAGATCCAAGGCATACAAAAGACATCATGCTTGGGCAAAATCTCCAAAGCAAGGTAGAAATTTGCGTGGTAGTGCTTATATGAGCAAGTCAGATCATGCCAATATTTCAATCTTGATACCATATTAA
- the infC gene encoding translation initiation factor IF-3, with protein MNEKYPKGKVPNQLSDKYCINNRIKGDNVYVIDHEGNNLGLQPKSKALRISEEAGLDLVQVGQKEDIAVTKVMDFGKFSYEKKKQVNDSKKNQKTMQLKEIKLRPNIGDQDYHTKLKRAEEFFLDGKKVKFTLQFRGREITMMANLGPKIFERITTDLGTRNVGTLVEEKDQRGGSFWSKIYFIKAKS; from the coding sequence GTGAACGAGAAATATCCAAAGGGAAAAGTGCCAAATCAGTTGAGTGATAAATATTGCATCAACAATAGAATTAAGGGCGATAACGTTTATGTCATTGACCATGAAGGAAATAATCTAGGCTTGCAGCCAAAAAGTAAGGCCTTAAGGATTTCTGAAGAGGCTGGCCTTGATTTGGTGCAAGTTGGTCAAAAAGAAGATATTGCCGTTACTAAAGTCATGGATTTTGGTAAATTCTCTTACGAAAAGAAAAAGCAGGTTAACGATTCAAAAAAGAATCAAAAAACCATGCAGCTTAAAGAAATTAAGCTGAGGCCCAATATTGGTGATCAAGATTACCATACTAAGCTTAAGCGAGCAGAAGAGTTTTTCCTTGATGGGAAAAAGGTTAAGTTTACGTTGCAGTTTAGGGGCCGCGAAATTACCATGATGGCCAACCTTGGACCAAAGATTTTTGAGCGAATTACTACAGATCTTGGTACGCGCAATGTAGGCACCTTGGTTGAAGAAAAAGACCAACGTGGTGGGTCTTTTTGGTCAAAAATTTACTTTATAAAAGCTAAATCATAA
- the recA gene encoding recombinase RecA — protein MTTASVNNTNRQEKNKALEVAIAQIDKQFGKGSVMLLGQKSDLKVDTISTGSILIDHALGTGGLPRGRIIEIFGPESSGKTTLTLHAIAQAQKAGGTCAFIDAEHAMDPEYATSIGININDLIISQPDYGEQALDITEMLIRSGAVDLLVIDSVAALVPKAELEGDMGDHHVGLQARLMSQALRKLTPVVHKSKTVLIFINQIRSKIGNMMPFGNNETTTGGNALKFYASIRLDIRRIATLKKQDGAFGNRVAVKVVKNKLAPPFKRVEVDLIFGQGISSELEIIDAALEHGVINQAGAWFTYKGEKLGQGRDNCLKKLVEDKKLFEEIFALVHDKMDHQSTE, from the coding sequence ATGACAACAGCAAGCGTAAATAATACAAACAGGCAAGAGAAGAACAAGGCCTTGGAAGTTGCCATAGCTCAAATTGATAAGCAATTTGGCAAAGGCTCGGTCATGCTTTTGGGGCAAAAGTCAGATCTGAAGGTTGATACCATATCGACTGGCTCAATTTTGATTGACCATGCGCTGGGTACTGGCGGGCTTCCACGAGGCAGAATAATTGAAATTTTTGGACCAGAATCATCTGGCAAGACCACATTGACGCTCCATGCTATTGCGCAAGCGCAAAAGGCTGGTGGTACGTGTGCTTTTATTGATGCTGAGCATGCTATGGATCCTGAATATGCTACCAGTATTGGTATTAATATTAATGATCTAATTATATCGCAGCCTGATTATGGCGAACAAGCATTGGATATTACCGAAATGCTTATTCGTTCAGGGGCGGTAGATTTGTTGGTTATCGATTCAGTGGCTGCTTTAGTGCCAAAAGCTGAATTGGAAGGCGATATGGGCGATCATCATGTTGGGTTACAGGCTCGACTGATGTCGCAAGCGTTAAGAAAATTGACGCCTGTTGTACATAAGTCCAAGACGGTTTTGATTTTCATTAATCAAATTCGTAGCAAAATTGGTAATATGATGCCATTTGGTAATAATGAGACAACAACGGGTGGTAATGCTTTGAAATTTTATGCGTCAATTCGGCTTGATATACGGCGTATTGCAACGCTTAAAAAGCAAGATGGTGCTTTTGGTAACCGTGTTGCGGTCAAGGTGGTAAAAAATAAGCTTGCGCCGCCATTTAAGCGCGTTGAAGTTGATCTTATCTTTGGGCAAGGTATTAGTTCTGAGCTTGAAATTATTGATGCTGCGCTTGAGCATGGCGTTATTAATCAAGCTGGTGCGTGGTTTACGTACAAGGGCGAAAAGCTTGGCCAAGGTAGAGATAATTGCTTGAAAAAGTTAGTAGAAGATAAAAAGTTGTTTGAAGAAATCTTTGCATTGGTTCATGATAAAATGGACCATCAGAGTACTGAATAG
- a CDS encoding peptidylprolyl isomerase produces MKKWSTVLWVVFVAMALGSGVTLFFKSGPGLDDFQVATINGKKVSYANYRRSFNDVQERINSLREYARMIGISDEMLLKSLFGASDPYQMALDRCIKDELVDQVKDSLSIKIDPDYFKEEFLKLIPRNFIDQEGSLNMEAYQAYLGRLSTTPVEYEKNKENEIKRSLVERIVGASSYTPSYLLQEEFEESHAQKSFSVAEFALDSFLQKAKTNVPTDQQLMEFFEKRKDRYREPDKKKAWYCSISANEYAKNIDITEEAVQSFYEKNKSALFRIAPKIKVRRILVRVSADHMASEAMKKAQTIYEQAKQKPNEFADLAKLHSEDKESAKNGGLIDFFSSGSYDRDFERAAFRLNEPGQISDIVRTASGYEIIQLVERVKASEKSLESVQEEIVNTLKAKRALTKLKSDLEIMHQKAKTDDNAVEAFVKSLGLNKKDSVWLTKDDAEIKNVTGVLAKHLFSRGEKQAKTGYFFNNGVYVIYQLVDSQASFIPKFADIKSTVLEHYYKNTAKNDLKAVIKEIKFGVFNKKASFAQLAKKHGIKLIDTGLVKKGDTISSLKNAGELTAEMFGLTSPEQLLQHKNKDVYYLAQVQEVKPFDKEEYLKTQAKMGSEQKIMNNAQQMRAFIASLQRNATIDVDKTVLKGQQGS; encoded by the coding sequence ATGAAAAAATGGAGCACCGTATTGTGGGTTGTCTTCGTGGCAATGGCACTTGGAAGCGGTGTTACGTTATTTTTCAAATCTGGTCCAGGACTCGATGATTTTCAGGTAGCAACAATTAACGGTAAAAAAGTATCGTATGCAAATTATCGTCGTTCATTTAATGACGTACAAGAGCGTATTAATTCGTTGCGAGAATATGCCCGCATGATTGGTATTTCAGATGAAATGCTTCTTAAAAGCTTGTTTGGCGCAAGTGATCCATACCAAATGGCGCTGGACCGTTGTATTAAAGATGAGCTTGTTGATCAAGTAAAAGATTCTTTATCTATTAAGATAGACCCTGATTACTTTAAAGAAGAATTTTTAAAACTTATACCGCGCAATTTTATTGATCAAGAAGGTAGTTTGAATATGGAAGCATATCAGGCATATCTTGGTCGTTTGTCCACAACGCCTGTTGAGTACGAAAAAAACAAAGAAAATGAAATTAAGCGTTCTTTGGTTGAGCGTATTGTTGGTGCTTCAAGCTATACACCTTCGTATTTACTACAAGAAGAATTTGAAGAATCGCATGCGCAAAAAAGTTTCAGTGTGGCTGAGTTTGCCCTTGATTCATTTTTGCAAAAGGCCAAAACTAACGTACCCACCGATCAGCAATTAATGGAATTTTTTGAAAAGCGTAAAGATCGTTATCGCGAACCAGACAAGAAAAAAGCTTGGTACTGTTCTATTTCAGCAAATGAATATGCAAAAAACATAGATATTACTGAAGAAGCAGTTCAAAGCTTTTATGAAAAGAACAAATCTGCTTTGTTTAGAATTGCTCCTAAAATTAAGGTTCGACGTATTTTAGTAAGAGTTTCTGCTGACCACATGGCTTCAGAAGCTATGAAAAAAGCACAAACTATTTATGAACAAGCAAAGCAAAAGCCAAATGAGTTTGCCGATCTTGCAAAGCTTCATTCTGAAGATAAAGAATCAGCAAAAAATGGTGGCCTCATAGACTTTTTCTCAAGTGGGTCTTATGACCGTGACTTTGAACGGGCAGCTTTCCGCTTAAATGAACCGGGCCAAATTTCTGATATTGTTCGTACAGCTTCTGGCTACGAAATTATTCAATTGGTTGAACGGGTTAAAGCAAGCGAAAAGTCTTTGGAAAGCGTTCAAGAAGAAATTGTAAATACGCTCAAAGCTAAACGTGCTTTGACTAAGTTAAAGAGTGATTTGGAGATTATGCATCAAAAAGCCAAGACAGACGATAATGCTGTTGAAGCGTTTGTGAAAAGCCTTGGTCTTAATAAAAAAGATAGTGTTTGGTTGACCAAAGATGATGCTGAAATTAAAAATGTGACCGGCGTATTGGCAAAGCATCTCTTTTCTCGTGGCGAAAAACAAGCAAAAACAGGCTATTTCTTTAATAATGGCGTGTATGTCATTTATCAGCTTGTTGATTCTCAAGCAAGTTTTATTCCAAAGTTTGCAGATATTAAGAGCACCGTGCTTGAGCATTATTATAAAAATACCGCAAAAAATGACCTCAAGGCGGTCATTAAAGAAATCAAGTTTGGGGTGTTCAATAAAAAAGCATCATTTGCCCAGCTTGCTAAAAAACATGGCATCAAGCTTATTGATACCGGTTTGGTAAAAAAAGGTGATACTATAAGTTCACTTAAAAATGCGGGAGAGCTTACGGCTGAAATGTTTGGTTTAACCAGTCCAGAGCAGCTTTTGCAACATAAAAATAAAGACGTTTACTATCTTGCTCAGGTTCAAGAAGTAAAGCCTTTTGATAAGGAAGAGTATTTGAAAACACAGGCCAAGATGGGGTCTGAACAAAAAATTATGAATAATGCACAACAAATGCGAGCATTTATTGCATCTTTGCAAAGAAATGCTACAATAGATGTTGATAAAACCGTCTTAAAAGGCCAACAAGGCTCATAA
- the miaA gene encoding tRNA (adenosine(37)-N6)-dimethylallyltransferase MiaA → MNNEQNFVFIITGPTASGKTAFADQLAQLLDCEVINVDVGQFYTPLSVGTAKPDWKKFAYPCHLFDILDEPKDLTVVQYRTMVLEKVKEIQNRGRTPVLVGGSLFYIKSIFFPPHKLEQHDSPREELFDHLKSEELWDFLNSIDPDRAAQIHKNDTYRLKRALAIWQTTGQKPSTFVPALKIPFNTVLVSIVPKRDVLRDRIKQRTVEMIEKEGWIDEARTLMGTQWEDFLHTKGLIGYPEIFEWLKNGAHRDQLDVLINTIQLETIHYAKRQLTFLNGFIQLIKKHQEYNKQEEFIIIAEKLEQITKQEIEQIATLTKRLGKNKDLR, encoded by the coding sequence ATGAATAACGAACAGAACTTTGTTTTTATTATTACCGGGCCAACAGCTTCTGGGAAAACAGCATTTGCCGATCAGCTTGCGCAGCTACTAGATTGCGAAGTTATTAATGTTGATGTTGGCCAATTTTATACCCCGCTTTCGGTTGGAACCGCTAAGCCGGACTGGAAAAAATTTGCTTATCCATGCCATTTGTTTGATATTCTTGATGAGCCCAAAGATTTAACAGTTGTACAATATCGAACCATGGTTCTTGAAAAAGTTAAAGAAATACAAAATCGCGGCCGCACTCCTGTTTTGGTGGGCGGCTCTCTTTTTTATATTAAATCAATTTTTTTCCCACCCCATAAGCTTGAACAGCATGATAGTCCACGCGAAGAGCTTTTTGATCATCTTAAATCTGAAGAACTATGGGATTTTCTTAATTCAATTGATCCAGATCGAGCAGCTCAAATCCATAAGAATGATACCTATCGTTTAAAGCGTGCACTTGCAATTTGGCAAACTACAGGACAAAAACCTTCAACGTTTGTGCCAGCGCTTAAAATACCATTTAATACTGTTTTAGTTTCTATTGTTCCTAAGCGAGACGTTTTGCGTGATCGCATAAAACAACGCACTGTCGAAATGATAGAAAAAGAGGGTTGGATTGATGAAGCAAGAACGTTGATGGGTACTCAATGGGAAGATTTTTTGCATACTAAAGGGCTGATTGGTTACCCGGAAATATTTGAATGGCTTAAAAATGGCGCACACCGTGATCAGCTTGATGTATTGATTAACACTATTCAATTAGAAACCATACATTATGCCAAGCGTCAATTGACATTTCTTAACGGGTTCATACAATTAATAAAGAAACATCAAGAGTATAATAAGCAAGAAGAATTCATTATTATTGCAGAAAAATTAGAACAAATAACCAAGCAAGAAATTGAACAGATAGCAACGCTGACAAAACGACTTGGAAAAAATAAGGATCTGCGATAA
- a CDS encoding ankyrin repeat domain-containing protein, producing MSRNNKISIFFVAFMCSTSLLVGAAGSQAAGSQRVRLSLDLERVAESRYSPSSLPAKKKNRASVSYKNVAGNLGGSDAAYIFKAIVSGSNEVTKRLLTLFPDLLDSQDDQGRTILLYASFLNKTDVIDILLAAGANVLVFDAYQRSSLHYAAMNGNVVTLCKLIAALREKLTMSEFYAFCNYGDHKKETALHKACLNGYLEVVKVLLKYSPSLERRNSMGMTALACAALKGHCDIVERLLLAGADVNTNKDIELNTPLHYAAFNNDLPMVKLLVQNYAMTWYENKTGKIPWSLATSYQVQDFLEKVR from the coding sequence ATGAGTAGAAATAATAAAATTTCTATATTTTTTGTAGCTTTTATGTGTTCTACAAGCTTGCTAGTGGGGGCGGCTGGTAGTCAAGCGGCTGGTAGTCAACGAGTTCGTTTATCATTAGATCTTGAACGGGTTGCAGAAAGTCGGTATTCACCCTCAAGTTTGCCCGCTAAGAAAAAAAATAGAGCAAGCGTTAGTTATAAAAATGTTGCTGGTAATTTGGGTGGATCTGATGCGGCTTACATCTTTAAAGCTATAGTTTCTGGAAGTAACGAAGTTACAAAAAGATTGTTAACGCTTTTCCCCGATCTTCTTGACTCTCAAGATGACCAAGGAAGAACAATATTATTGTACGCAAGTTTTTTAAATAAAACTGACGTTATCGATATTCTTCTTGCAGCGGGTGCAAATGTTTTGGTTTTTGATGCCTACCAAAGAAGCTCTTTGCACTATGCTGCTATGAACGGCAATGTTGTAACATTGTGTAAACTAATTGCTGCACTCCGGGAAAAACTCACGATGTCAGAATTTTATGCTTTTTGTAATTATGGTGACCATAAAAAAGAAACTGCTCTGCACAAAGCTTGCTTGAATGGTTATCTTGAGGTAGTGAAGGTGCTCTTAAAATATAGCCCAAGCCTTGAAAGAAGAAATTCTATGGGCATGACAGCGCTTGCTTGTGCTGCTTTAAAGGGCCATTGTGATATTGTGGAAAGGTTGCTTTTGGCTGGTGCCGATGTTAACACCAACAAAGATATTGAGCTGAACACGCCACTACATTATGCTGCTTTCAATAACGATTTGCCCATGGTTAAGCTTTTGGTACAAAACTATGCAATGACGTGGTATGAAAACAAAACAGGTAAAATTCCATGGAGCCTGGCCACTTCCTACCAAGTACAAGATTTTCTTGAAAAAGTTAGATAA
- a CDS encoding ankyrin repeat domain-containing protein yields the protein MKKTIRLLVSFSFLVIGCAEHAYSASSSSQTSPRKKGSGSPRQDIERRSSISSLASDNSVVPLTLSLGALSLVESDEAGSKPKTSPRKLKRLYPATLSPRRSPRATDLSSSGGEDYSPRSEGASPRGARLGGSLTLLPPIPLGTHKDFGSIRQAVRSPHNSGDLSSSGESSPRSEESPRFKTGSSSAGSSPRGKSSPRSLIQFGQQLSKKFSHTKLDSPRSQTTSSSSSGHVDQEDDVDWERFLMIVNNRWELVEDRALKYPLHWAVRENKIELVTKLIKQERKNPAYVNAGDEHGLTPLHYAAINGDLPIFSLLLAAGAHPNCQNVDGFTPLHAAVYNEVNWRTLNEFFKVAEELFQKSLHEYHDEEAARTFLLNVDAVSHNGTTPLHLAVRSQNMQIIQLLLSIRKANINLRDYRGMTALHRAIYYHNHTAAMELLSHYDNKTKQLAADVNCPDNKGFTPLDYAENEKMLGVAMRLKELKAEHSAKWLVLGSCDE from the coding sequence ATGAAAAAAACAATTAGATTATTAGTAAGTTTTTCGTTCTTGGTAATTGGTTGTGCTGAACATGCTTATTCAGCGTCGTCATCTTCGCAGACTTCGCCGCGAAAAAAAGGATCTGGCTCACCTCGACAAGATATTGAACGGCGCAGTTCCATTTCTTCCTTAGCTTCCGATAATTCGGTAGTGCCATTAACACTTTCTTTAGGTGCGTTATCATTAGTTGAATCAGACGAAGCAGGTAGCAAACCTAAAACAAGTCCTCGAAAATTGAAGCGGCTTTATCCTGCAACACTATCTCCACGACGGTCGCCACGTGCCACTGATTTAAGTTCGAGTGGTGGTGAAGATTATAGCCCGCGGTCTGAAGGCGCAAGTCCTCGAGGTGCAAGGTTAGGAGGATCACTGACGCTATTACCGCCAATTCCTCTTGGGACGCATAAAGATTTTGGGAGCATAAGGCAAGCAGTTCGATCTCCTCATAATAGCGGTGATTTAAGTTCTAGCGGTGAGAGTAGCCCTCGCTCAGAAGAATCACCTCGATTCAAAACTGGCAGCTCATCTGCTGGTAGCAGCCCGCGAGGCAAGAGCTCGCCGCGCTCTCTTATACAGTTTGGCCAGCAATTGTCTAAAAAATTTAGTCATACCAAGCTTGATTCTCCTCGATCTCAAACAACATCTAGTTCTTCTTCGGGTCACGTTGATCAAGAGGATGACGTTGATTGGGAACGTTTTTTGATGATTGTTAATAATCGTTGGGAGCTTGTTGAAGATCGTGCGCTAAAATATCCTTTGCATTGGGCGGTTCGAGAGAATAAGATTGAGTTGGTTACAAAGCTCATCAAACAAGAGCGAAAAAATCCAGCTTATGTTAATGCTGGTGATGAGCATGGCCTTACCCCCTTGCATTACGCAGCAATTAATGGCGATCTACCAATTTTCTCTTTATTGTTAGCGGCAGGTGCTCATCCCAACTGCCAAAACGTTGATGGTTTTACCCCACTTCATGCTGCTGTGTATAACGAAGTAAATTGGAGAACGCTTAATGAATTTTTTAAAGTAGCCGAAGAGCTCTTTCAAAAATCTTTGCATGAATATCATGATGAAGAAGCGGCACGTACGTTTTTATTAAATGTTGATGCGGTTTCTCATAATGGAACCACGCCATTGCACTTAGCCGTTCGATCGCAAAATATGCAAATTATCCAACTGTTGCTTTCTATTAGAAAAGCAAATATTAATTTGAGAGATTATCGGGGCATGACTGCTTTGCATCGAGCAATTTATTATCATAATCATACGGCAGCTATGGAGCTTTTGAGTCATTATGACAATAAAACAAAACAACTTGCTGCTGATGTGAATTGCCCGGATAATAAAGGCTTTACCCCTCTTGATTATGCCGAGAATGAAAAGATGCTTGGTGTTGCTATGCGGCTTAAAGAATTAAAGGCTGAGCATAGTGCCAAATGGTTAGTACTTGGAAGTTGCGATGAGTAG